Proteins from one Chromatiales bacterium genomic window:
- a CDS encoding ParA family protein: MSRVIAVTNQKGGVGKTTTTVNLAASLAALERRVLLVDLDPQGNATTGCGIDKQALEASTCEVLLGEAQALDAIVSVTNAGFAVLPANADLTAAEVRLLQEIGREMRLRKALEPVRGLYDYVLIDCPPTINMLTLNALTAADGVLIPIQCEFYALEGLSALLETVKQVRNTVNPELNIEGLLRTMYDPRNRLATDVSAELEKLFRDKVYKTLIPRNVRLAEAPSFGLPALLHDRSSRGAQAYMELAAEVLADETAAGTADSQSG; the protein is encoded by the coding sequence ATGAGTCGCGTCATCGCGGTCACCAACCAGAAAGGCGGTGTGGGCAAGACCACGACCACCGTCAATCTTGCCGCCTCGCTGGCAGCGCTCGAGCGACGCGTGCTGCTGGTCGATCTCGATCCGCAGGGCAACGCGACCACGGGCTGCGGCATCGACAAGCAGGCGCTCGAAGCCTCGACCTGTGAGGTGTTGCTCGGCGAGGCCCAGGCGCTGGACGCCATCGTGTCGGTGACGAATGCCGGCTTCGCGGTGCTGCCCGCCAACGCGGACCTGACCGCTGCCGAAGTGCGCCTGCTCCAGGAAATCGGCCGGGAAATGCGCCTGCGCAAGGCACTCGAGCCGGTACGCGGACTGTACGACTACGTGCTCATCGATTGCCCGCCGACCATCAACATGCTCACCCTCAACGCGCTGACCGCCGCCGACGGGGTGCTGATCCCGATCCAGTGCGAGTTCTATGCACTCGAAGGGCTGTCGGCGCTGCTGGAAACCGTGAAGCAGGTGCGCAATACGGTGAATCCCGAACTCAATATCGAAGGTCTGCTGCGCACCATGTACGACCCGCGCAACCGGTTGGCGACCGATGTGTCGGCCGAGCTGGAGAAGCTGTTCCGCGACAAGGTCTACAAGACGCTGATCCCGCGCAATGTGCGGCTCGCCGAGGCGCCGAGTTTCGGACTGCCGGCGCTGCTGCACGATCGCAGCTCGCGGGGCGCGCAGGCCTACATGGAGCTGGCAGCGGAAGTGCTGGCCGACGAAACGGCTGCCGGCACCGCTGACAGCCAATCGGGCTAG
- the rsmG gene encoding 16S rRNA (guanine(527)-N(7))-methyltransferase RsmG — MTPSAGSPEELLRKYLPELGLGADERLVGALAGYLRLLDKWNQAFNLTSVRDPGEMVTRHVLDSLSARHFLKGGRVLDVGCGAGLPGIPLALVDPERSFTLLDSGLKKVRFVRQAIGELKIGNASAVQTRIEDYAPMQLFDTVTSRAFAALPDFIRGAGRLVAPGGRLLAMKGRLPTDEIEALPEGWEIEAVTAVQVPGLDAERHMIVVGRRADGTGAAS, encoded by the coding sequence CTGACCCCGTCGGCCGGATCGCCGGAAGAACTGCTCCGCAAATACCTCCCCGAACTTGGCCTGGGCGCCGATGAAAGGCTGGTGGGCGCGCTGGCCGGCTATTTGCGCCTGCTCGACAAGTGGAATCAGGCCTTCAATCTCACCAGCGTCCGTGATCCGGGGGAGATGGTGACACGGCATGTGCTGGACTCCCTGTCGGCGCGGCACTTCCTCAAGGGCGGGCGCGTGCTTGATGTCGGTTGCGGCGCTGGCCTGCCGGGAATTCCGCTGGCGCTGGTCGACCCTGAGCGGAGCTTCACCTTGCTGGATTCGGGGCTGAAAAAGGTACGTTTCGTGCGGCAGGCGATCGGCGAACTCAAGATCGGTAATGCCAGCGCAGTACAGACAAGAATCGAGGACTACGCGCCGATGCAGCTGTTCGATACGGTCACTTCCCGCGCCTTTGCCGCCCTGCCGGACTTCATACGCGGCGCCGGGCGGCTGGTTGCGCCAGGTGGCAGACTGCTGGCCATGAAGGGTCGTCTGCCCACCGATGAGATTGAAGCGCTGCCCGAGGGCTGGGAAATCGAAGCGGTCACTGCCGTGCAGGTCCCCGGCCTCGATGCGGAGCGCCACATGATCGTGGTCGGCCGCCGGGCTGACGGCACCGGGGCCGCCTCATGA
- a CDS encoding oxidoreductase codes for MDSFKALRIHQEDGRIVPRLEQLCLDQLSPGDVVIRGEYSSVNYKDALAATGKGRILRRFPLVGGVDLAGTVVSSTDPRCQPGDRVVVTGGGLSETHDGGFSEYARVPGEWVIPLPDGLDARTAMSFGTAGFTAALAIHRLEQNGLSPDLGPVIVTGATGGVGSFAVAMLAERGYQVTALTRKTTAGEYLKGLGASAIMPLDEVDAGTQPLKKAMWGGAIDNLGGATLAWLTRTTLNWGSIASVGLTQGTELNTTVLPFILRGVSVLGINAVEVPRKVRLEIWQRLAGEFRTAALGRIASREIGLDQLIAELPAWIDATVVGRCLVRLA; via the coding sequence ATGGATTCTTTCAAGGCACTGCGCATACACCAGGAAGATGGCCGGATCGTGCCACGCCTGGAGCAGCTCTGCCTCGACCAGCTGAGCCCCGGCGACGTGGTCATCCGTGGCGAATACTCGAGCGTCAACTACAAGGATGCGCTCGCCGCGACCGGCAAGGGGCGCATCCTGCGGCGCTTTCCGCTGGTTGGCGGCGTGGACCTGGCAGGTACGGTGGTCAGCTCGACCGATCCACGCTGCCAGCCCGGCGACCGCGTGGTCGTGACCGGCGGGGGTCTGAGCGAAACCCACGACGGTGGTTTCAGTGAATATGCGCGGGTGCCCGGCGAATGGGTCATTCCGCTGCCTGATGGGCTCGATGCGCGCACCGCGATGAGTTTCGGTACCGCCGGCTTCACCGCCGCGCTTGCCATTCATCGCCTCGAGCAGAACGGCCTGAGTCCCGATCTCGGTCCGGTCATCGTTACCGGCGCCACCGGCGGCGTGGGCAGTTTTGCCGTCGCGATGCTCGCCGAACGCGGCTACCAGGTCACGGCGCTGACCCGCAAGACAACGGCCGGCGAGTACCTGAAGGGACTGGGCGCCAGCGCCATCATGCCGCTGGATGAGGTGGATGCCGGCACACAGCCGCTCAAGAAAGCGATGTGGGGCGGCGCCATCGACAATCTGGGCGGAGCTACCCTGGCCTGGCTGACCCGCACCACCCTTAACTGGGGCAGCATCGCCAGCGTCGGGCTGACACAGGGCACCGAGCTCAATACCACCGTCCTGCCCTTCATCCTGCGCGGTGTGAGCGTACTCGGCATCAATGCGGTTGAAGTTCCGCGCAAGGTGCGCCTTGAAATCTGGCAGCGGCTGGCCGGCGAGTTCAGAACCGCGGCGCTGGGCCGGATCGCGAGCCGGGAAATCGGCCTCGATCAGCTGATTGCCGAGCTGCCGGCCTGGATCGATGCCACCGTGGTCGGGCGCTGCCTGGTCCGGCTGGCCTGA
- a CDS encoding cytochrome c, whose amino-acid sequence MRTILPALFLTASALLMGVTPATAQDTGDAVRGSKLADTCMGCHGIVGYRNAYPSYSVPELAGQHPEYLYIALQGYKAQTRIHPTMHAQATSLSDQDMRDLTAFLAGSAPLKTGPAVDGPGKEKAVTCVACHGEGGHSQMPNWPVLAGQKADYIEHALHQYKNGERKDPIMGSQAAALSDADIHALASYFAAQPGLQTAAYKKK is encoded by the coding sequence ATGCGCACGATTCTGCCCGCACTCTTTCTGACTGCTTCGGCCCTGCTCATGGGTGTGACGCCGGCAACGGCGCAGGATACGGGCGATGCCGTGCGCGGATCGAAGCTGGCCGATACCTGCATGGGCTGTCACGGCATCGTCGGTTATCGCAATGCCTATCCTTCTTACTCGGTACCGGAACTCGCCGGCCAGCATCCTGAATACCTCTACATCGCGCTGCAGGGTTACAAGGCGCAAACGCGCATACACCCGACCATGCATGCCCAGGCGACGAGCCTGAGCGACCAGGATATGCGCGACCTGACCGCCTTCCTGGCCGGCAGCGCACCGCTGAAAACCGGTCCAGCCGTGGACGGACCGGGCAAGGAAAAGGCCGTTACCTGCGTCGCCTGCCATGGCGAGGGCGGCCATAGCCAGATGCCGAACTGGCCGGTACTCGCAGGCCAGAAGGCTGATTACATCGAGCACGCACTGCACCAGTACAAGAACGGCGAGCGCAAGGACCCGATCATGGGCAGCCAGGCCGCTGCGCTTTCCGACGCGGATATTCACGCACTGGCCAGCTACTTCGCCGCACAACCAGGGCTGCAGACCGCCGCCTACAAGAAAAAATAG
- a CDS encoding SIMPL domain-containing protein (The SIMPL domain is named for its presence in mouse protein SIMPL (signalling molecule that associates with mouse pelle-like kinase). Bacterial member BP26, from Brucella, was shown to assemble into a channel-like structure, while YggE from E. coli has been associated with resistance to oxidative stress.) yields the protein MYIRSGLLVICLLAIPFATSLAAGADEAPRTISVSGTGTVDAVPDVARLRLAVQRRDLNMQAARDATVKVSRDFIALCSRLGIKESKVRTAGLTIQPEYRWDQKQGLQVFTGYFVQRQLEVELNDLDKLGELIEGAINAGVNEVSPPELDNSQRRELARQALAAAATDARSNAQRIADTLGVKLGALRNIDAHSSQPRPPGPMMRMSAMAAEADSGASYTPGEISLDAQVNASFDVLIP from the coding sequence ATGTATATCCGTTCCGGGCTGCTGGTGATCTGTCTGCTCGCAATCCCCTTTGCCACATCCCTTGCGGCGGGGGCAGACGAGGCGCCGCGCACGATCTCGGTGTCCGGCACGGGTACCGTCGATGCCGTGCCGGATGTCGCCCGGCTGCGTCTCGCGGTGCAGCGCCGCGATCTGAACATGCAGGCAGCGCGCGATGCGACCGTAAAGGTGAGCCGGGACTTCATCGCCCTGTGCAGCCGGCTGGGCATCAAGGAATCGAAGGTGCGCACGGCCGGCCTGACCATCCAGCCGGAGTACCGCTGGGACCAGAAGCAGGGGCTGCAGGTGTTCACGGGTTATTTCGTCCAGCGCCAGCTGGAGGTCGAACTCAATGACCTCGACAAGCTCGGTGAGCTGATCGAGGGAGCAATCAATGCCGGCGTCAATGAAGTGTCGCCACCGGAACTCGACAACAGCCAGCGCCGCGAGCTGGCCCGGCAGGCACTGGCCGCAGCGGCCACCGATGCACGCAGCAATGCGCAGCGGATCGCCGACACGCTCGGCGTGAAGCTGGGCGCGCTGCGCAACATCGATGCGCACAGCAGTCAGCCACGGCCACCCGGCCCGATGATGCGCATGTCCGCCATGGCAGCCGAGGCGGACTCCGGTGCCAGCTATACGCCGGGAGAAATCAGCCTCGATGCCCAGGTGAATGCGAGCTTCGACGTCCTGATACCCTGA
- a CDS encoding ABC transporter ATP-binding protein: protein MSTLLEVAGLNVSFATREGPVQAVRELSFSLGSGEVLGIVGESGSGKTQAALALTGLLAGNGRMSGSVLFDGRQLAGLPEPALADIRGARIAMIFQDPMTALNPYLTIGAQMALVLKRHRRLRAAAALAECERLLTAVRITDAGQRLHMYPHELSGGMRQRVMIATALLCRPSLLIADEPTTALDVTVQAQILALMAELRADFNTAVILITHDMGIAAGSCDRLLVMRNGQCVEQGGVEQVFRSPRSTYTQELLAAVPRLDAGSVRSPLPDGPPLLEVSDLAVHYRVPAAGISSRHRMLRALDGVALSLAPGETLGVVGESGCGKSTLARAVLRLVAPAHGRVCLLGTELAGLSEGEVRPFRRDMQLVFQDPLAALDPRMTVRDIVAEPLRAFEAQLSEAALGARISAALTQVGLDPAWMNRYPHQFSGGQCQRIGIARALVLKPQLLVCDEAVSALDVTVQAQIIALLLELQAELGLAMIFIAHDLAVVRRISHRIMVMYLGRVMETADAVSLCAAPLHPYTRALIAAAPIPDPQLERQRKRVLATGEVPSLLVPPTGCPFRTRCSHAVDRCASEMPALRLIANSTVACHRAGEI from the coding sequence ATGAGCACACTGCTCGAAGTTGCCGGCCTCAACGTGTCCTTCGCGACCCGTGAAGGTCCGGTACAGGCGGTTCGCGAACTCTCCTTCAGCCTCGGTTCCGGCGAAGTTCTCGGCATCGTCGGCGAGTCGGGTTCGGGCAAGACACAGGCGGCCCTCGCACTGACCGGCCTGCTGGCGGGAAATGGCCGCATGAGCGGGAGCGTGCTGTTCGACGGCCGGCAGCTCGCCGGCTTGCCGGAACCGGCGCTTGCCGACATCCGCGGCGCACGGATTGCGATGATCTTCCAGGACCCGATGACGGCGCTGAACCCCTACCTGACCATCGGTGCCCAGATGGCGCTGGTCTTGAAGCGCCACCGCAGGCTGCGCGCCGCCGCCGCGCTTGCCGAGTGCGAGCGGCTTCTGACAGCGGTCCGCATCACCGACGCTGGCCAGCGTCTGCACATGTATCCGCACGAACTTTCCGGCGGCATGCGCCAGCGCGTGATGATCGCCACCGCCCTGTTGTGCCGGCCGTCCCTGTTGATCGCCGATGAGCCGACCACCGCGCTGGATGTCACGGTACAGGCACAGATCCTCGCGCTGATGGCCGAGCTGCGCGCCGACTTCAACACGGCGGTGATCCTCATCACGCACGACATGGGCATTGCCGCCGGCAGCTGTGATCGCTTGCTGGTCATGCGCAATGGCCAGTGTGTCGAGCAGGGCGGTGTAGAGCAGGTCTTCCGTTCGCCGCGCTCGACGTACACGCAGGAGCTGCTCGCAGCGGTGCCGCGACTAGATGCCGGCAGCGTGCGCTCGCCCTTGCCGGATGGACCACCGCTGCTCGAAGTCAGCGATCTCGCCGTGCATTACCGCGTGCCAGCCGCGGGTATTTCGTCCCGGCACCGGATGCTGCGTGCCCTGGACGGCGTCGCGCTGAGCCTCGCCCCTGGTGAAACCCTGGGAGTGGTTGGCGAGTCCGGCTGCGGCAAGTCGACGCTGGCGCGCGCCGTGCTGCGACTGGTGGCGCCGGCACATGGCCGGGTGTGTCTGCTCGGCACCGAGCTTGCCGGCTTGTCCGAGGGCGAGGTGCGGCCGTTCCGTCGCGACATGCAGCTGGTGTTCCAGGATCCGCTGGCGGCGCTCGATCCGCGCATGACCGTGCGCGATATCGTCGCGGAGCCGCTCCGGGCATTCGAGGCGCAGCTCAGCGAAGCTGCGCTTGGTGCGCGGATCAGCGCCGCGCTGACCCAGGTCGGGCTGGATCCCGCCTGGATGAACCGCTATCCGCACCAGTTTTCCGGCGGCCAGTGCCAGCGTATCGGCATTGCCCGGGCGCTGGTGCTGAAGCCGCAGCTGCTGGTCTGTGACGAGGCGGTCAGTGCACTTGATGTGACCGTGCAGGCGCAGATCATCGCGCTGCTGCTGGAGCTGCAGGCAGAGCTGGGCCTGGCGATGATCTTCATCGCGCACGATCTGGCTGTGGTGCGCCGGATCAGTCACCGGATCATGGTGATGTATCTGGGTCGCGTCATGGAGACGGCCGATGCGGTATCCCTGTGCGCGGCTCCGCTGCATCCCTACACTCGTGCGCTGATCGCGGCCGCACCCATCCCTGATCCGCAGCTCGAACGACAAAGAAAACGCGTGCTGGCGACGGGTGAAGTGCCTTCGCTGCTTGTGCCGCCCACAGGTTGCCCGTTCCGGACCCGTTGCAGCCATGCTGTCGATCGCTGCGCCAGCGAGATGCCGGCGCTGCGCTTGATCGCGAACAGCACCGTCGCCTGCCATCGGGCCGGTGAGATCTGA
- a CDS encoding ABC transporter permease subunit yields the protein MSAVTPAVEAPRSLWSDAGYALRRNRAAMTAAVVLGVLALLVVFGPALSPYSFDKPDWDHIAMPPTLADGHLFGTDALGRDLLSRTLQGGRMSLLVGLVSTIVSLVIGIAWGATAGFIGGRTDRIMMRIVDILYALPFMFLVILLMVLFGRQIVLIFVAIGAINWLDMARIVRGQTLGLKQREFIEAARVSGVRTGYIILRHIVPNLLGVVVIYVTLTIPQVILVESFLSFLGLGVQEPMTSWGALVSEGAQEMENAPWMLVFPSLFLALTLFCFNFLGDGLRDALDPRDRSRA from the coding sequence ATGAGCGCGGTAACTCCGGCTGTCGAAGCACCGCGCAGCCTGTGGTCCGATGCCGGCTACGCATTGCGCCGCAATCGCGCGGCGATGACCGCCGCCGTCGTGCTGGGCGTGCTTGCGTTGCTCGTGGTTTTCGGTCCCGCACTCAGCCCGTACAGCTTCGACAAGCCCGACTGGGATCACATCGCCATGCCGCCGACGCTGGCGGATGGCCACCTGTTCGGCACCGATGCGCTCGGCCGGGATCTCCTGAGTCGTACCCTGCAGGGTGGCCGCATGTCGCTGCTGGTCGGTCTCGTTTCGACGATCGTCAGCCTGGTGATCGGCATCGCCTGGGGCGCGACCGCCGGTTTCATCGGCGGACGTACCGACCGGATCATGATGCGCATCGTCGACATCCTCTACGCGCTGCCCTTCATGTTCCTGGTGATCCTGCTGATGGTGCTGTTCGGCCGGCAGATCGTGCTGATCTTCGTCGCGATCGGTGCGATCAACTGGCTCGACATGGCGCGCATCGTCCGCGGCCAGACACTGGGGCTGAAGCAGCGCGAGTTCATCGAGGCTGCGCGCGTATCAGGCGTACGTACCGGCTACATCATCCTGCGCCATATCGTGCCCAATCTGCTCGGTGTGGTGGTGATCTACGTGACGCTCACCATCCCGCAGGTGATCCTCGTCGAATCCTTCCTGAGCTTTCTCGGCCTCGGCGTGCAGGAGCCGATGACCTCCTGGGGCGCGCTGGTCAGCGAGGGCGCACAGGAGATGGAGAATGCGCCGTGGATGCTGGTGTTTCCCTCGCTGTTCCTGGCGCTCACGCTGTTCTGCTTCAATTTTCTCGGTGACGGGCTGCGTGATGCGCTGGACCCGCGTGACCGGAGCCGGGCATGA
- the oppB gene encoding oligopeptide ABC transporter permease OppB translates to MLSLLRKRLLEAVPTLLVLLAATFFLIRAAPGGPFDSEKRLPVEIEANLRAAYHLDEPLWQQFGRYLWNLAHADFGPSFQYRDRTVTELIAGGFPVSLQLGALAMLLAVSVGVTLGSLAALRQNRPADYATMAVAMTGISVPNFVLAPLLVLVFAVLAGWLPAGGLGGGAWQNLVLPVVSLALTQVAYIARLTRGSMIEVLGSPFIRTARAQGLPMRTILLRHALRPALIPVISYLGPATAGLITGSVVIEQIFGLPGLGRYFVQGALNRDYTLVMGIVVFYGALIILFNLVVDLLYGWLDPRARQ, encoded by the coding sequence ATGCTGAGTCTTCTGCGCAAGCGTCTGCTCGAAGCGGTTCCCACGCTGCTGGTGCTGCTCGCCGCAACGTTCTTCCTGATTCGTGCAGCGCCGGGCGGCCCCTTCGACAGCGAAAAGCGCCTGCCGGTGGAAATCGAGGCCAATCTGCGTGCGGCCTATCATCTGGACGAACCGCTCTGGCAGCAGTTCGGCCGCTACCTCTGGAATCTGGCCCATGCGGATTTCGGACCGTCCTTCCAGTATCGTGACCGGACCGTGACGGAACTCATCGCCGGCGGCTTTCCGGTGTCGCTGCAGCTCGGTGCGCTGGCGATGCTGCTGGCAGTCAGCGTCGGTGTGACGCTTGGCAGTCTGGCGGCCCTGCGCCAGAACCGGCCGGCCGACTACGCCACGATGGCCGTCGCGATGACCGGTATCTCGGTGCCGAACTTCGTGCTGGCACCCCTGCTCGTGCTGGTATTTGCGGTACTCGCCGGCTGGCTCCCGGCCGGCGGTCTGGGCGGCGGCGCCTGGCAGAATCTGGTGCTGCCCGTTGTATCACTGGCGCTCACGCAGGTGGCCTACATCGCGCGGCTGACCCGCGGCAGCATGATCGAAGTGCTCGGCAGCCCCTTCATCCGTACCGCACGCGCGCAGGGTTTGCCGATGCGCACGATCCTGTTGCGCCACGCACTCAGACCCGCCCTGATTCCGGTGATTTCCTATCTTGGTCCGGCCACCGCCGGACTGATCACCGGCTCGGTAGTGATCGAACAGATCTTCGGCCTGCCGGGTCTAGGCCGTTACTTCGTGCAGGGTGCGCTCAACCGCGACTACACGCTGGTGATGGGCATCGTCGTGTTCTACGGCGCGCTGATCATTCTCTTCAACCTTGTCGTGGACCTGCTCTACGGCTGGCTCGACCCGCGAGCGCGGCAATGA
- a CDS encoding peptide ABC transporter substrate-binding protein produces MKRGLQAAALTVVCLLSVACSRHDEVQLPAQSQGVGGASGQELAAVQILRRGNGTEPETLDPHRAVGVTAANVLRDLFEGLVTEAADGELIPGAAASWTVSDDGLVYTFKLQPEGRWSNGDPVTADDFVYGLRRSADPATLSEYSAILYPIENAAEVVAGTLPPDRLGVRAIDAQTLEIRLHAPTPYLLGLLTHASTYPVNRKSVEQYGARFARPGKLVGNGPFQLSEWVVQSHIRLIRNPYYRDNVHTTLTEVWYYPVENAEAELNRYRAGELDMTQTIPARQIAWLRKHLPDELHISPYLGSYVFGFNTTQPPFRDAPKLRKALALALDRDILTSRISGAGELPAYSWVPPVSGYTQQVPDWAHWTQARRNAEARRLYAEAGYSASHPLRMQLLYNTESNHRRLAVAMAAMWREVLGVETELLNQEWQVFLQTRRSRIDTQLFRYGWIGDYNDPYTFAEILESKHGLNDMGYSNPRYDALLAAAARDGNPVTRMAALGEAERVMLDDMPIIPLYFYVSKQMVKPWVAGFEPNIMDHHPSRHLRILEH; encoded by the coding sequence ATGAAACGAGGCCTTCAGGCGGCAGCGCTGACGGTCGTCTGTCTGCTGTCTGTTGCCTGCAGCCGTCACGACGAAGTACAGCTTCCCGCGCAGAGCCAGGGCGTCGGCGGTGCGAGCGGCCAGGAGCTGGCCGCCGTGCAGATCCTGCGCCGGGGTAACGGTACGGAACCCGAGACCCTGGATCCACATCGCGCGGTAGGTGTCACCGCTGCCAACGTGTTGCGAGATCTCTTCGAAGGCCTGGTCACCGAAGCCGCCGATGGCGAGCTGATACCCGGCGCTGCCGCGAGCTGGACGGTCAGCGATGACGGCCTCGTCTACACCTTCAAGCTGCAACCGGAGGGGCGCTGGAGCAACGGTGATCCGGTGACGGCGGATGACTTTGTCTACGGCCTGCGCCGCAGCGCGGATCCGGCCACCTTGTCCGAGTATTCGGCGATCCTCTATCCGATCGAAAATGCCGCTGAGGTCGTGGCCGGTACCCTGCCACCTGACCGTCTCGGCGTGCGGGCCATCGATGCGCAAACGCTGGAGATCCGTTTGCACGCGCCCACGCCCTATCTGCTCGGCCTGCTGACGCATGCGAGCACCTATCCCGTAAACCGGAAGTCGGTCGAGCAGTACGGCGCGCGTTTTGCACGACCGGGAAAGCTCGTCGGCAACGGGCCATTTCAGCTCAGCGAGTGGGTCGTTCAGTCGCATATCCGCCTGATACGCAACCCTTACTATCGGGACAACGTGCACACGACGCTCACCGAGGTCTGGTATTACCCCGTCGAGAATGCCGAGGCCGAGTTGAATCGCTACCGCGCTGGCGAACTCGACATGACCCAGACCATTCCCGCTCGCCAGATCGCCTGGCTGCGCAAGCACCTGCCGGACGAGCTGCATATCTCGCCCTACCTGGGCAGCTATGTCTTCGGCTTCAATACGACGCAGCCGCCGTTTCGCGATGCGCCGAAGCTGCGCAAGGCGCTGGCACTGGCGCTTGATCGCGACATCCTGACCAGCAGGATCAGCGGTGCCGGCGAGCTGCCGGCTTACAGCTGGGTACCGCCGGTGAGCGGCTACACGCAGCAGGTTCCGGACTGGGCGCACTGGACCCAGGCCCGGCGCAATGCGGAGGCACGCCGCTTGTACGCCGAGGCCGGGTATTCAGCCAGCCACCCGCTCCGCATGCAGCTGCTCTATAACACCGAGAGCAATCACCGGCGGCTCGCCGTGGCGATGGCAGCGATGTGGCGCGAGGTGCTGGGCGTTGAAACGGAATTGCTGAACCAGGAATGGCAGGTCTTCTTGCAGACCCGACGCTCACGCATCGATACGCAGCTCTTCCGCTATGGCTGGATCGGTGACTACAACGATCCCTATACCTTTGCCGAAATCCTCGAGTCGAAGCACGGGCTCAACGACATGGGTTACAGCAACCCGCGCTACGATGCGTTGCTTGCGGCGGCGGCGCGCGACGGCAATCCGGTCACTCGCATGGCGGCGCTCGGGGAAGCGGAGCGCGTCATGCTCGATGACATGCCGATCATTCCGCTCTACTTCTATGTCAGCAAACAGATGGTCAAACCCTGGGTGGCTGGTTTCGAGCCCAATATCATGGACCACCATCCCAGCCGCCATCTTCGCATCCTCGAGCACTGA